The following are encoded in a window of Anas platyrhynchos isolate ZD024472 breed Pekin duck chromosome 30, IASCAAS_PekinDuck_T2T, whole genome shotgun sequence genomic DNA:
- the LOC139999911 gene encoding olfactory receptor 14A16-like has translation MYFFLLNLALLDLGCISTTVPKAMANSLWDTRAISYAGCVAQEFLFVFLMSSDCSLLTIMAYDRYVAICKPLHYGTLLDRRACAQMAAAAWGSGFLNAVLYTANTFSLPLCGENAVDQFFCEIPQILKLSCSHSYHRDLGLLTFSSFLFLGCFVFIVLSYVQIFRTVQKMPSEQGRHKAFSTCVPHLVVVSLLITTGVFAYLKPPSIFSPALDLVVAVLYSVVPPALNPLIYSLRMQALKDAIVKVLLWTFFRNHKCPISLHR, from the coding sequence atgtacttctttctcctcaaccttgcccttctcgacctgggctgcatctccaccactgtccccaaagccatggccaattccctctgggacaccagggccatttcctatgcaggatgcGTTGCACAGgaatttctgtttgtctttttgatGTCATCGGACTGTTCCCTTCttaccatcatggcctatgaccgctacgttgccatctgcaagcccctgcactacgggaccctCCTGGACAggagagcttgtgcccagatggcagcagctgcctggggcagtggctttctcaatgctgtactgtacactgccaatacattttccctgcccctctgcggagaaaatgctgtggaccagttcttctgtgaaatcccccagatcctcaagctctcctgctcacattCCTACCATAGGGATCTTGGACTTCTCACATTTAGTAGTTTTCTGTTcttgggttgttttgttttcattgttctcTCCTATGTTCAGATCTTCAGGACTGTGCAGaagatgccctctgagcagggacggcacaaagccttttccacatgtgTCCCTCATTTGGTCGTGGTCTCTTTGTTAATCACCACTGGtgtgtttgcctacctgaagcccccttcTATCTTTTCTCCAGCCCTGGATCTGGTTGTGGCAGTTCTTTACTCTGTGGTTCCCCCagcactgaaccccctcatctacagcctGAGGATGCAAGCACTAAAGGATGCTATTGTGAAAGTGCTTTTATGGACATTTTTCAGGAATCATAAATGTCCCATATCTCTCCACAGGTGA